A single Glycine soja cultivar W05 chromosome 14, ASM419377v2, whole genome shotgun sequence DNA region contains:
- the LOC114384583 gene encoding probable glycerol-3-phosphate acyltransferase 3 has protein sequence MNPNYSKMRTISLVQKKAKPGNNETLVFNFEGTLLRSTSLFPYFMLVAFEAGGVLRSLILFLSYPLVWLVGENQLGLKIMVFLSFFGLRKDTFRTGSAVLAKFFLEDVGLEGFEAVICCERKVASSKLPRVMVENFLKDYLGVDAVIARELKSFSGFFLGVFESKKPIKIPSYKVNGGTKEGNINNNNSIGIIDNHVEYIDQEELFQQFKEFYITDERRNWHVLPRERYPKPLIFHDGRLAFRPTLASSVALFIWLPFGLFLSLFRFTIGIALPLNVSAPILALSGTRTTVSRPQSTLSLVHYEENQKGMLYVCNHRTLLDPLYVAIVLGKPLSAVTYSLSRLSEIVSPIRTIRLTRDREKDREIMDKMLSLGNLVVCPEGTTCREPYLLRFSPLFSELTDNIVPVAVDVKVSMFYGTTASGYKCLDPFFHFLNPNPTYFIKFLGMLPQSQTCQAGGKSKIEVANFVQNEICNALGFACTNLTRKDKYLVLAGNEGVSPSNDCNR, from the exons ATGAACCCCAACTACAGCAAAATGAGAACCATTTCTTTAGTACAGAAAAAAGCAAAACCGGGAAACAATGAAACACTAGTCTTTAATTTTGAGGGTACTCTGTTACGATCCACTTCTTTGTTCCCTTACTTCATGTTGGTTGCTTTTGAAGCTGGTGGGGTACTACGATCTCTCATCTTGTTTCTTTCATACCCCTTGGTGTGGTTGGTGGGTGAAAACCAACTTGGTTTGaagatcatggttttcttgagCTTCTTTGGCCTCAGAAAGGACACATTCAGAACAGGATCAGCTGTTCTGGCAAAGTTCTTCTTAGAAGATGTTGGATTGGAAGGCTTTGAGGCCGTAATATGTTGTGAGAGAAAAGTGGCATCTAGTAAGTTGCCAAGGGTCATGGTTGAAAATTTCCTCAAGGACTATTTAGGGGTTGATGCTGTTATAGCAAGAGAATTGAAGTCCTTTAGTGGCTTCTTTTTGGGAGTTTTTGAGAGTAAGAAGCCAATTAAAATCCCTTCATATAAAGTTAATGGAGGAACTAAAGAgggcaacatcaacaacaacaacagtatTGGTATTATAGACAATCATGTTGAATATATTGACCAGGAGGAGCTTTTCCAACAATTCAAG GAGTTTTACATAACTGATGAGAGGAGAAATTGGCATGTTCTTCCAAGAGAGAGGTACCCCAAGCCATTGATCTTCCATGATGGAAGATTGGCTTTCAGACCAACTCTTGCATCTTCTGTTGCTTTGTTCATTTGGTTACCCTTTGGATTATTTCTTAGCCTCTTCAGATTTACAATAGGCATAGCATTACCTCTTAATGTGTCTGCTCCAATATTGGCTCTCTCAGGAACAAGAACCACAGTTTCAAGACCCCAGAGCACTTTGTCTTTGGTCCACTATGAAGAAAATCAAAAGGGGATGCTCTATGTTTGCAATCACAGAACCTTGCTTGACCCTCTTTATGTTGCAATTGTTTTAGGCAAACCACTTTCTGCAGTCACATACAGCTTGAGTAGATTGAGTGAAATAGTGTCCCCCATCAGAACTATAAGACTAACAAGAGACAGAGAGAAGGACAGAGAAATAATGGACAAAATGCTGAGCCTAGGGAACCTTGTGGTTTGTCCTGAGGGAACAACTTGTAGGGAACCTTATTTGCTAAGGTTTAGTCCTTTGTTTTCTGAGCTCACAGATAACATTGTTCCTGTGGCTGTTGATGTCAAGGTTAGCATGTTCTACGGAACAACAGCTAGTGGGTATAAATGTTTGGACCCCTTTTTCCACTTCTTGAATCCAAATCCTacatatttcataaaatttctCGGGATGTTACCTCAATCCCAAACATGTCAAGCTGGTGGAAAGTCCAAGATTGAAGTTGCCAATTTCGTGCAAAATGAGATATGCAATGCTTTGGGATTTGCATGCACCAACTTGACCAGGAAAGACAAGTATTTGGTCTTGGCAGGTAATGAGGGTGTGAGCCCAAGCAATGATTGCAACCGGTAG